TAGTAGTTAAACTAGgagggaaaaaaatatacaaatcacAAGACCATGATTGTGGGAGCaggatatttattttgtttaagaaTGAATTAATGTTTCTTGTTAGCTGCTGCAACCTGTAAAGAGAAAAGGGTGCACAAGATCAGACCACAGAATCAAAGTGTCACCAGATACAGAAAACTTATTTTTGCCTCATTTCAAGTATCAGTGTTTCAGCAGCTGGGCTTTAAGGACAAACAGCTGAAATGTCTTTACAAACTAAACAGCATCAAGTGATATCCCTCACATTCCGGAATGAAGTAAATGTTTTGCCCAGAAGCAGAGAATGAAGGATTACCAGATTATTTCTAGGTATCAATTAGGATCTATTAATAGAGATGTGCTACAAAGAAGCATACCTGTCCAGCAATTCTGTCCAAGTCTCTCTGTCCCTGGGGAGTCAGTCTGCGACCTCTGAAATAGAAGTTTGAAATAAGGTTTATTGACAAGAGTGCTTGACCACTTACATATCAGAAAATAAGACGCCTTGTTAATAACCATGCCTCCTAACATACAACCCTTAATTTCCTAGCAGCAAATGCATTGCACCCAATGTTTAGGTCTGCAATCTCAGCAGTTGCTGACTGACACCATGTAATGAACACTTATTTCAGACTAAAAGAAAAGATTATGCAAAATGTAAAGACAGGCCAGTCACTGAAGGTATGAGTGAAACCAAATAAGCAGGTTAACGTCACCACATGATGTAGACCAGggttttcccaaacccagtcttcacagccccctaacagtgcatgttttccatatctccttgttggagcacaggtgtgcGATTACTGACTGACATTGTAACAGaaccacaggtggtataattaaaTTGCCTGTCACCTGCACTGCTAGGGACACTGCAGATTAACTGGACGCTTtcaacccccccaccccacatGCTTGTTTAAAAAGATTTTGTACACTGTTCTCAGATATTTATTCAGTGTGTTTtcccaataaaaaaatatggaaacaCAGCCAAAGTCTATAATTTAATGTACTGCCATGGAACAGTCCTCTTAGGGTCAAAATACTTGCTCCATAGTAACATGGGAGAACATGACATTTTTCAGTAGGCATCACTAACATGTAATGAGACTCAGCTCTTTACTGATCAAATGAGTTTTGCTCAAAGGGACCAGATTTGTACTTACCCATTGGGGTCTTTCTCCACCATTTTCAGGTTCTCCAGAGCCTGTAGTACCCTCCTGGCCACACTCTTTGACCCACGGCTGAAGTGGCTTGGCATGACACCGTTGCGCTGACGCCCACCATAGATCTTTGTCATGGAGCCAACACCGGCACCACCACGGAGGTACAAATGACGAACTGTGGAAGCTTaggaaatgaaaaagaaaaaaattccattaacaaacataaaacagTCAGCCAATTTGGCGATTACAACCAATTCCTACATTTTACTAAAGACCACATGCGAGGAATCGGATGGTCAAACAATCAGCATTCGAATAACCGacaacattttcattccttttcCAAAAAACGATTACAACAAGATCCAGTACATCAGTGATGTATCAGTAGCTGGCATGTCAGACACCAAATCAGGGTACAGTGGACCTTACAACTCATATTTTGGAGAGGTGTATGTTTTGcgaaggattatttattttaaaatctgatAAATTCCCTTATATAGCAAAGTGTACTTTATTCAAGGAACAGTTTGAGGATCCAGGAACAAAAAAGTATACACTTAAGGGCTAATTTACAATCAGGTTTTGGAAAGATGTCCAGGCTACAAGCCTCATCCAAAGTGTACAGTTGCTTTAACAATGATCCATTTTCTAAACAGTCTTTGAAATCAAGATTTGTGCATTCAGCTGGTTATCTGTATAATTGTGCTGTATTGTACAACATCTTGTaaaaccaaaaacatttccaATGTGATCATGTTTAGTTTACATGCAAGAGAAACCTTGGGAGTGGGTTTACACAGATGTACAGATCATATGATGTACACTCTTATACCGTCAATCAGTGAAGACCAGATTTCACACACCAGTTACTGGATTATATTGCAGGCTATTTTCCTCTAGCAAGGCAGTCAATTGTTATTGACATATAGCCCAGTTGAGGAGCTACTGGAAGACGCAACGTTAAGATCAAATGTGTCTAAAGGTTAGCCGACAGAGGGTCTCATTTACAGTTtggcgcaaaaaaaaaaattgctcatgTTCAAAGCTTGTTGCCATGGAAGGGTGCAAACGTATTTTTTGGGGAAGCAGGGAAACTCTTGGccgcttttgcatgtagcacaaatCCTGGATAGTTTTATTGTAAACTGCAATCTtaagagttgagctagg
Above is a genomic segment from Mixophyes fleayi isolate aMixFle1 chromosome 11, aMixFle1.hap1, whole genome shotgun sequence containing:
- the RPS19 gene encoding small ribosomal subunit protein eS19, whose translation is MPGVTVKDVNQQEFVRALSAFLKKSGKLKVPEWVDTVKLAKHKELAPYDENWFYTRAASTVRHLYLRGGAGVGSMTKIYGGRQRNGVMPSHFSRGSKSVARRVLQALENLKMVEKDPNGGRRLTPQGQRDLDRIAGQVAAANKKH